In one window of candidate division KSB1 bacterium DNA:
- the radC gene encoding DNA repair protein RadC — translation MTRKIYENAIVNWPEEDRPREKLLKNGARQLSNVELLAILLRVGVKGKSAIDLARGILQQIGGLRALEQWETEDLCTLHGLSLAKVAQIKASIELGKRVLTEAKKTFGKVYSSQQVYDYIMPSMRDLKREEFRALYLNARNQIVKETTISRGSLTSSAVYPREIMSEAFRVGAAAVVYVHNHPSGSIDPSHEDRRVTRELIVAGEASQVSVVDHIIVGENGYYSFADEGVIEANKNEYRQFVGKL, via the coding sequence ATGACCCGAAAAATATATGAAAATGCCATCGTAAATTGGCCGGAAGAAGACCGGCCGCGTGAAAAGCTGTTAAAGAATGGTGCCAGGCAGTTAAGCAATGTTGAATTGCTGGCAATTCTATTGCGTGTAGGTGTCAAAGGAAAAAGCGCAATTGATCTTGCTAGGGGAATTTTACAGCAGATTGGAGGACTTAGGGCATTGGAACAATGGGAAACGGAAGATTTGTGCACATTGCATGGTTTAAGTCTGGCAAAGGTTGCACAAATCAAAGCAAGTATTGAATTGGGTAAGAGAGTGCTAACCGAAGCAAAAAAAACCTTTGGAAAAGTATATTCTTCTCAGCAAGTATACGATTACATTATGCCATCCATGCGTGATTTGAAGCGAGAGGAGTTTAGAGCTCTTTACCTGAATGCCAGGAACCAGATTGTAAAGGAAACCACTATAAGCAGGGGTTCGTTAACCTCTAGCGCCGTTTATCCAAGAGAGATCATGAGTGAGGCTTTCCGTGTGGGCGCGGCGGCTGTGGTTTATGTGCATAACCATCCGTCGGGTTCAATAGATCCAAGTCATGAAGATCGACGAGTGACCCGGGAATTAATCGTTGCCGGTGAGGCTTCGCAAGTATCAGTTGTCGATCATATCATTGTAGGGGAAAATGGCTACTACAGTTTCGCGGATGAAGGAGTCATAGAAGCTAACAAGAATGAATACAGGCAATTTGTTGGGAAGTTATAG
- a CDS encoding ATP-dependent 6-phosphofructokinase produces the protein MNKKIKKIGILTGGGDCPGLNSVIRAVAKTAMNDYGCSVVGIEDGFEGLVQNRMRNLEYADVSGILTMGGTILGTSNRADPFEFAEENSSGKIMKTDRSDDAVSNFHNAGLDALVCIGGDGTMSIADRLMKKGIGIVGVPKTIDNDIYGTDVTFGFDTAVQIVSEAIDRLHTTAQSHHRVMVIETMGRYAGWLALCGGVAGGGDIILIPEIPYNLESVIQFVRKRNSRGNRFSIVVIAEGVKLPSGDYEIKHRDELSHDPIRLGGIGVWMARQIESSTGISSRATILGHLQRGGTPTAFDRVLATRFGCEAMNQVAKVNFGVLVGLIGTQIKTTPIKEIANKQRLVQQDSELVRTAISVGTSFGAD, from the coding sequence ATCAACAAGAAAATCAAAAAAATTGGTATTTTAACCGGTGGTGGAGATTGCCCGGGACTGAACTCCGTCATCCGGGCGGTGGCCAAAACTGCAATGAATGATTATGGCTGTTCTGTCGTAGGAATCGAAGACGGCTTTGAGGGACTTGTTCAAAATAGAATGCGAAATCTTGAATACGCAGACGTTAGTGGTATTCTTACAATGGGAGGGACCATATTAGGCACCTCAAACCGCGCCGATCCATTTGAATTTGCAGAAGAAAACAGTTCGGGTAAAATTATGAAAACCGATCGTTCGGATGATGCAGTCTCAAATTTTCACAATGCTGGCCTGGATGCTCTTGTGTGTATTGGCGGTGACGGTACTATGAGTATTGCTGATAGATTGATGAAAAAGGGCATCGGAATTGTTGGCGTTCCCAAAACCATTGATAATGATATTTACGGTACAGATGTCACTTTTGGATTTGATACTGCCGTTCAGATTGTGTCGGAAGCCATCGATCGGCTGCATACAACGGCTCAATCACACCATCGTGTAATGGTCATAGAAACAATGGGCAGGTATGCAGGATGGCTAGCCTTGTGTGGAGGAGTAGCCGGTGGTGGTGACATCATTTTAATTCCTGAAATTCCCTATAATTTGGAGTCTGTTATTCAATTTGTAAGAAAACGTAATAGCCGTGGTAATCGGTTCAGCATAGTTGTTATTGCCGAAGGGGTAAAATTACCCTCCGGTGATTATGAAATCAAGCATCGAGATGAATTAAGTCACGACCCAATCCGGTTGGGCGGTATTGGTGTATGGATGGCCAGACAGATCGAATCTTCAACCGGAATATCCTCGAGGGCAACAATTCTTGGTCATTTGCAGCGCGGAGGAACTCCAACTGCTTTTGATCGCGTATTGGCAACCCGGTTTGGGTGTGAAGCCATGAACCAGGTTGCTAAAGTCAATTTTGGAGTTCTTGTCGGACTTATTGGAACACAGATAAAAACCACACCTATTAAAGAAATAGCCAACAAACAGCGCCTTGTTCAACAAGATTCGGAATTGGTCCGGACCGCCATATCTGTCGGAACATCTTTTGGAGCTGACTGA